Proteins co-encoded in one Nicotiana sylvestris chromosome 7, ASM39365v2, whole genome shotgun sequence genomic window:
- the LOC138872686 gene encoding uncharacterized protein, giving the protein MPSQEMRDAVQLLTRLVAAQARRQETGIGHADRSVSARVRDFISLDPPVFTGADPNEDPQVFIDRVQRTLRVMKATETESVELASYRLRDVAVNWYESWELSRGENAHPVVWQEFTEAFLHHYLPPELRRSKVDRFLTLRQGNMSVREYCLQFDSLSKYAPTIVSKIEDQIHRFMMGLEPYLINDCMSVSLHPDMDISRIQTYAQGVEERKQKQRVDREHGRDQNKRARSSGPSGEFRDGQRQQYLRYPSQPSASAPPQFGGKRSDCSTYSRPGQNFRASGSQYRGESN; this is encoded by the coding sequence ATGCCgagtcaggagatgagagatgctgttcagttattgacccgattagtagccgcacaggcTCGACGTCAGGAAACAGGTATTGGTCACGCAGATAGGTCCGTGAGcgcgagggttcgtgactttattagtttagaccctccagtattcactggagcagacccgaatgaggaccctcaggtattcaTTGATAGAGTACAGAGGACGTTACGcgtaatgaaggccactgagactgagtcagttgagctagcttcttatagactccgagatgttgcagttaattggtacgagtcttgggaattgtccagaggtgagaatGCCCATCCAgtggtatggcaggagtttacagaagcttttcttcatcattatctgccaccagagcttaggcgatccaaagttgataggttcttgacccttcggcagggaAACATGAGTGTTCGTGAGTACTgccttcagtttgattcgttgtctaagtatgctcccactattgtatctaagatagaGGATCAGATTCACCGGTtcatgatgggattagagccttacttgattaacgattgtatgtcggtttcacttcatccagacatggatatttctcgtattcagacgtacgctcagggtgtagaggagcgtaaacagaaacAAAGGGTCGATCGTGAGCATGGTAGGGACCAGAATAAaagagcgaggtcttcgggtccttctggtgagtttcgagatGGTCAGAGGCAGCAGTACTTGAGATATCCATCCCAGCCCTCGGCTAGCGCGCCCCCTCAGTTTGGAGGAAAGAGATCTGATTGTTCTACATATTCAAGGCCTGGtcagaattttagggcctcaggttctcagtataggggtgagtcaaattaG